Proteins from a single region of Hypanus sabinus isolate sHypSab1 chromosome 26, sHypSab1.hap1, whole genome shotgun sequence:
- the LOC132381513 gene encoding sphingolipid delta(4)-desaturase/C4-monooxygenase DES2-like isoform X2 gives MGPDPHLKWIVTVMVLFQIASCYLVKDLSWKWLLFWAYVLGGSVNHSLTLAIHDISHNVAFGNKDAKWNRWFAIFANLPIGMPYSASFKKYHIDHHRYLGGEGLDVDVPTDFEACFFRTPARKVLWLTVQPLLYILRPLYVNPKPVTQMEVVNAVIQLSYDLVIYQIWGLKPVFYMLASSMLGMGLHPISGHFIAEHYMFLKGYETYSYYGPLNWITFNVGYHMEHHDFPSIPGSKLPQVKKMAPEFYENLPQHNSWLRVLWDFIFCDTLGPFSRVKRNCKLVKDE, from the exons ATGGGCCCAGATCCCCACCTGAAGTGGATAGTCACGGTGATGGTGCTCTTTCAGATTGCCTCCTGTTACCTGGTGAAGGActtgtcctggaagtggctgctGTTCTGGGCGTACGTGCTGGGGGGCAGCGTcaaccactccctgaccctggccATCCACGACATCTCCCACAACGTGGCCTTCGGCAACAAGGATGCCAAGTGGAACCGCTGGTTCGCCATCTTCGCCAACCTGCCCATCGGCATGCCCTACTCCGCCTCCTTCAAGAAGTACCACATAGACCACCACCGGTACCTGGGGGGAGAGGGACTGGACGTCGACGTGCCCACCGATTTCGAGGCCTGCTTCTTCCGCACCCCGGCCCGCAAGGTCCTCTGGCTGACTGTTCAGCCGCTGCTCTACATCCTGAGGCCCCTCTACGTCAACCCCAAGCCCGTCACCCAGATGGAGGTGGTCAACGCTGTCATCCAGCTAAGTTATGACCTGGTCATCTACCAGATCTGGGGCCTGAAGCCGGTGTTCTACATGCTGGCCAGCTCTATGCTCGGGATGGGCCTGCACCCCATCTCTGGGCATTTCATCGCCGAACACTACATGTTCCTAAAGGGATACGAGACCTACTCCTACTACGGACCCCTCAACTGGATAACCTTCAATGTGGGTTACCACATGGAGCACCATGACTTCCCCAGTATTCCCGGCAGCAAACTGCCCCAG GTGAAGAAGATGGCCCCGGAGTTTTACGAGAACCTGCCCCAGCACAATTCTTGGTTGAGAGTCTTGTGGGACTTCATATTCTGCGACACCCTGGGGCCTTTCTCCCGGGTCAAGCGGAACTGCAAGCTGGTGAAGGATGAGTGA
- the LOC132381513 gene encoding sphingolipid delta(4)-desaturase/C4-monooxygenase DES2-like isoform X1: MGNKALSADFEWVYTEQPHTNRRKEILAKHPEIKSLMGPDPHLKWIVTVMVLFQIASCYLVKDLSWKWLLFWAYVLGGSVNHSLTLAIHDISHNVAFGNKDAKWNRWFAIFANLPIGMPYSASFKKYHIDHHRYLGGEGLDVDVPTDFEACFFRTPARKVLWLTVQPLLYILRPLYVNPKPVTQMEVVNAVIQLSYDLVIYQIWGLKPVFYMLASSMLGMGLHPISGHFIAEHYMFLKGYETYSYYGPLNWITFNVGYHMEHHDFPSIPGSKLPQVKKMAPEFYENLPQHNSWLRVLWDFIFCDTLGPFSRVKRNCKLVKDE, encoded by the exons CCAAGCACCCGGAGATTAAGTCTCTGATGGGCCCAGATCCCCACCTGAAGTGGATAGTCACGGTGATGGTGCTCTTTCAGATTGCCTCCTGTTACCTGGTGAAGGActtgtcctggaagtggctgctGTTCTGGGCGTACGTGCTGGGGGGCAGCGTcaaccactccctgaccctggccATCCACGACATCTCCCACAACGTGGCCTTCGGCAACAAGGATGCCAAGTGGAACCGCTGGTTCGCCATCTTCGCCAACCTGCCCATCGGCATGCCCTACTCCGCCTCCTTCAAGAAGTACCACATAGACCACCACCGGTACCTGGGGGGAGAGGGACTGGACGTCGACGTGCCCACCGATTTCGAGGCCTGCTTCTTCCGCACCCCGGCCCGCAAGGTCCTCTGGCTGACTGTTCAGCCGCTGCTCTACATCCTGAGGCCCCTCTACGTCAACCCCAAGCCCGTCACCCAGATGGAGGTGGTCAACGCTGTCATCCAGCTAAGTTATGACCTGGTCATCTACCAGATCTGGGGCCTGAAGCCGGTGTTCTACATGCTGGCCAGCTCTATGCTCGGGATGGGCCTGCACCCCATCTCTGGGCATTTCATCGCCGAACACTACATGTTCCTAAAGGGATACGAGACCTACTCCTACTACGGACCCCTCAACTGGATAACCTTCAATGTGGGTTACCACATGGAGCACCATGACTTCCCCAGTATTCCCGGCAGCAAACTGCCCCAG GTGAAGAAGATGGCCCCGGAGTTTTACGAGAACCTGCCCCAGCACAATTCTTGGTTGAGAGTCTTGTGGGACTTCATATTCTGCGACACCCTGGGGCCTTTCTCCCGGGTCAAGCGGAACTGCAAGCTGGTGAAGGATGAGTGA